CAGCAATCGACTGTGGTATCGTCATAAACCCAGATTTCGCGATTAATATGGCCGAAGGCGGCATCGTTGATGGGATAGGAAACGCCCTATTTGGGGAAATGACCTTCACAAACGGTGTTCCCGACCATAAAAACTTTGACACCTACAAAATGATTCGGTTTAAGGAGGCACCTGAAACCATCGATGTGCATTTTGTAAAGAATGAAATAGACCCCACTGGCCTGGGTGAGCCACCCTTTCCTCCTATTTTCGGAGCTTTGGCAAACGCCCTCTATAAAGCCACGGGGCAACGGCACTATCAGCAACCCTTTATAACGGGCAAACAGCCATTGGTTGGATAAGAGGATAATGACCATAGTTAATACCCCAAAAGCATGAATACCGTTAATACCAAAATAGGCCGACGATCTTTTATAAAGAACAGCACCTTGGCCGGTGGCGGATTGGTGTTGGGCTTTAGCTGGTTGGCTTCCTGCAAAATGTCTACTGAAGAAGTGAACCAACTACCCAAAGAATGGTTTAAAATCAATGGATACTTAAAAATAGCGGACAATGGTCAGGTGACCATTCTATCACCCAATCCGGAAGGGGGCCAAAATGTAAAGACCTCCATGCCCATGATCGTAGCCGATGAACTTGGAGTAGACTGGAAGGATGTCATTGTTGAACAAGCACCGTTGGACACAAATGCCTTTTCCTTCCAATTTTTGGGAGGAAGCCAATCCATCCGTCGCGGTTGGGACGGACTCCGTATGGCCGGCGCTTCGGCAAAAGCCATGTTGGTGACCGCGGTGTCCCAAGCTTGGCAAGTACCGATCGATGAAATTATTGCCGAAAACGGAATATTGCGACATAATGGTAGCGATAAAAGTATCTCCTACGGTGAAATGGCTTCAGCTGCAGCGCAGTTGGAAGTTCCAAAAGAAGTTACTCTAAAGGACATCAAGGATTTTACAATCATTGGTACCTCACAAAAAAATGTGGACGGACACAAAATAGTTACCGGAAAACCTCTATTTGGGGTAGACACCTATAAAGAGGGCATGCTGACCGCCATGATCGTACATCCGCCTGCTTTCGGATTAAAGCTAACATCCATCGATGATAGCACAGCGAAAAACATGCCGGGCATCCAAGATATTTTTACCATAAAGGTTTTCAACGACGACTATGAAAAGGCCTTCTTTGATACGCGGACCTTTAACGAAGTAGCGGTTATTGTAGGTAATTCCACATGGGAAGTCATGAATGCCAAAAAGGTCTTGAAAATAGAATGTGAACCAATAGAAAGCAGTACGGACAACAGAGACCGATTTGGCCGAAAATGGAAGGAACATACCCCCGCCGGATTGGAAAGCACCTCCAAACATTATGCACAAATGGAAGGCCTAGCCTCCAAAAAGGCTACCGTTAAACGTAGGGATGGTAATCCGGAAATGGCCTTCAAAAATGCCACGAAGGTTATCGAGGCCACCTATACCGCTCCCTTTCTTGCCCACAATTGTATGGAGCCTATGAACTTTTTCGCTAATGTCACGGATGATAAGGCAGTGCTCATTGGTCCATTGCAAAAACCGGAATTGACGGAACAGACCCTCTCGGCCAGATTAGGTATGCCCATTGAAAATATCGATATTCAAATGACCCGTTTGGGCGGGGGTTATGGACGCAGGTCCTATGCACACTGGCTCGTGGAAGCGGCTCTCATTTCCCAAAAAATGAAAGCTCCGGTTAAACTGATTTACTCACGGGAAGATGATATGACGGATGGAATCTACCGTCCCTCCTACCAAGCTACGTATAGGGCAGGTTTGGATGCCGATAACAACCTCATCGCCTTTCATGTGATTGCGGGCGGTATCCCTCAAAGCCCTTTGCATGAAAACAGATTTCCCGCAGGTGCCGTGGAACACTATTTGGCCGAGGATTGGACTATAGATTCCAATATAACGGTAGGTTCTTTCAGGGCGCCCAGTTCCAATTTTATCGCTTGTGCCGAACAATCCTTTTTGGATGAAGTAGCCGAAGCGGCCGGAAAGGACCCCATTGATTTCCGATTGGAATTATTGGAACGAGCCCAAAACAATCCGGTTGGAGAAAACAACGACTATGAGCCCGAGCGCTATACAGGGGTACTGAAATTGGTCAAGGAAAAATCGGGTTGGGAAAACAAGAAGGGATTGTCCCGAGGAGTTGCCGCCTATTTTTGCCATAATTCCTACGCAGCACAAGTATTGGACCTCAAATGGGAGAATAATAAACCCGTAATAGAAAAAGTAACCTGCGCCGTCGATTGTGGCATCGTCATCAATCCAGATGCAGCCATTAATCTCGTCGAGGGTGGTATTGTTGATGGGATAGGAAATGCGCTCTATGGGGAAATTACTTTTAAGGACGGTGTTCCCCAGCAAAATAATTTTGACACCTACCGCATGATTCGGATGGGCGAGGCCCCCAAGGAAATAGACGTGCATTTTGTTCAAAACAAAATTAATCCTACGGGATTGGGAGAACCCAGCTTTCCTCCTGTTTTTGCGGCCCTTGCCAACGCCATATACAAAGCCACGGGCAAACGTTCCTATCGCCAACCTTTTTTAAGGGACCGAGAAATTTTAGGATAAAAGATTATTCCCTTTACTGGATTTGATTTGTGAACAGTAAAAAAGGAAGGCCCTTATCATGGGCCTTTACAGGTCCAACTTCCATTAAGTTCAATCTGGTTAGTAATTTTTTCGAGCGCTCGTTATCTTCTGTAGTAACCGCAAGGATTTTGGTAAAACCCAGGGTATTCTTTCCGAATTGCATAACCGCCAAGGACGCTTCCATCATATAACCGAACCCTTCAAATTCAGGTAACATGGCAAAACCAATATCAGGAGCATCCAGATAATCCCGTTGCAAAAATCCACAGATTCCAATGGGTTTGATCGATTCCTTTAACGAGACTTTCCAAAGTCCGAATCCATTTTCACGGTAAGATTTCATTAACCTTCCTTCAATATAACAAACAGCATCTTCCTTATTTTTTATCTCACGGTCCCCGATATGTTCCAACCACGTTGGACTATTCAAGAGTTGAAAAAAGAAATCGGCATCCGTGATAGTCGCCTCATCTATTATTAATCTATCAGTATATAGCTCCATTCTATTACTTGCCAAAACGTTCAAAAGAGGTTTCTTCATTGTTGACTATGTTCATTGAATGATTTAAACGGTACAAAGGTGACCCCGATACTAAGTTTAAAACATGAGGAATGTCTTGCATTGGTATTTTTTCTTCCTTTTAAACTCTCTTCAGTTCCTTTAAATACTTCTCAATATATGCTTCCTTTTGTTTACCCTTATACTGAACGATATACCTAGGATGGTCAAAGACCACAAAGGAATCGAACAATCGTGCCTCCTCGTTTATTTCCTTAAAAAATTTCTCGTTCCTTTTCCCCAAGATGTAACATACGGAAGTATCAATGCCAAAGGCTATTTGTTGCCGCAGTGTTGAAACGATAAATTCCTTGGTGGATTCAAACAATTGCGGGTAATCATAGTAATTGCAATTGACCCAATTTCCTTTTTTATTTTTTTCAATAAAGCCCAACGGACAGATGGAATTGATGTAAAACTTGCTATAAAATTTTTCACTGCCGCCATAGGCCTTGATCATATCATAGACAAAAACGGAAGACGGTTCGTGGGTCTGTAGGGATGCAGTTTCAATGCCACATTCCTCTGATAAACGTTTCGTGTCCGTAAAAGGAATACCCGTAGCACCCGCCCCCAATCTTCCAGGGTTTATCCCCAATAGTATCCTTCGAGATTGGCTATCGCTAAAAAATTTGGTGTAGAATTTTTCCAGAATTCCAAGCACCGTTTCATTTTCCTCAAAGGGATTCATCACCTGGATGTTTTCTCCTAAGGGTACGTTGAACGATAGGTTTTTATGAAAGGTGATGACTTTTTCCGCAAAAGTGGCCATGTTAGGATTGATTTTGGGGGATAAACTACGAAACGATCCGCAGTTCCCCAAAGCGACTTGGAATTTGATACTAATGAACTATTTATTTTTCTCCCCAAGACGCTCCACCTTTCGCAACCATTTTTCCCGAAAAGATTCCGACGAAAGCCTAATGGGGCCAATGGCTGTAACCTTTACGGATTTTACACCAATGAACTGCATGGTCAGTTTTCTCATGGCCGTATGGCTGGGACTCCCATTGAACAACCTATAATACCAGGGGGGCTGGTCCATGGTACAGATGATTCTTGCCGTCTTGCCTAGAAATAACCTATCCCACCATAGGGAACCTTCCCGTTTTTTGAAGGCAAAACCCGGAAGCAATACCCTATCCAAAAAACCTTTTAACAGAGCGGGCACGGAACCCCACCAAACAGGATACACCCAAACTAGGTGATCCGCCCATTTCAAACACTC
The nucleotide sequence above comes from Maribacter algicola. Encoded proteins:
- a CDS encoding uracil-DNA glycosylase family protein → MATFAEKVITFHKNLSFNVPLGENIQVMNPFEENETVLGILEKFYTKFFSDSQSRRILLGINPGRLGAGATGIPFTDTKRLSEECGIETASLQTHEPSSVFVYDMIKAYGGSEKFYSKFYINSICPLGFIEKNKKGNWVNCNYYDYPQLFESTKEFIVSTLRQQIAFGIDTSVCYILGKRNEKFFKEINEEARLFDSFVVFDHPRYIVQYKGKQKEAYIEKYLKELKRV
- a CDS encoding NAD(P)H-dependent oxidoreductase; translated protein: MPPKKILIINGHPDKESYNFAIAAAYKKGAVATGAEVKELIIRELSFNPNLEFGYRKRTEMEPDIIMAQECLKWADHLVWVYPVWWGSVPALLKGFLDRVLLPGFAFKKREGSLWWDRLFLGKTARIICTMDQPPWYYRLFNGSPSHTAMRKLTMQFIGVKSVKVTAIGPIRLSSESFREKWLRKVERLGEKNK
- a CDS encoding GNAT family N-acetyltransferase; amino-acid sequence: MKKPLLNVLASNRMELYTDRLIIDEATITDADFFFQLLNSPTWLEHIGDREIKNKEDAVCYIEGRLMKSYRENGFGLWKVSLKESIKPIGICGFLQRDYLDAPDIGFAMLPEFEGFGYMMEASLAVMQFGKNTLGFTKILAVTTEDNERSKKLLTRLNLMEVGPVKAHDKGLPFLLFTNQIQ
- a CDS encoding xanthine dehydrogenase family protein molybdopterin-binding subunit, whose amino-acid sequence is MNTVNTKIGRRSFIKNSTLAGGGLVLGFSWLASCKMSTEEVNQLPKEWFKINGYLKIADNGQVTILSPNPEGGQNVKTSMPMIVADELGVDWKDVIVEQAPLDTNAFSFQFLGGSQSIRRGWDGLRMAGASAKAMLVTAVSQAWQVPIDEIIAENGILRHNGSDKSISYGEMASAAAQLEVPKEVTLKDIKDFTIIGTSQKNVDGHKIVTGKPLFGVDTYKEGMLTAMIVHPPAFGLKLTSIDDSTAKNMPGIQDIFTIKVFNDDYEKAFFDTRTFNEVAVIVGNSTWEVMNAKKVLKIECEPIESSTDNRDRFGRKWKEHTPAGLESTSKHYAQMEGLASKKATVKRRDGNPEMAFKNATKVIEATYTAPFLAHNCMEPMNFFANVTDDKAVLIGPLQKPELTEQTLSARLGMPIENIDIQMTRLGGGYGRRSYAHWLVEAALISQKMKAPVKLIYSREDDMTDGIYRPSYQATYRAGLDADNNLIAFHVIAGGIPQSPLHENRFPAGAVEHYLAEDWTIDSNITVGSFRAPSSNFIACAEQSFLDEVAEAAGKDPIDFRLELLERAQNNPVGENNDYEPERYTGVLKLVKEKSGWENKKGLSRGVAAYFCHNSYAAQVLDLKWENNKPVIEKVTCAVDCGIVINPDAAINLVEGGIVDGIGNALYGEITFKDGVPQQNNFDTYRMIRMGEAPKEIDVHFVQNKINPTGLGEPSFPPVFAALANAIYKATGKRSYRQPFLRDREILG